The proteins below are encoded in one region of Pelagibacterium flavum:
- a CDS encoding heavy metal translocating P-type ATPase, giving the protein MNAPVSHQSATLIFPVEGMSCASCVTRVEAAAANLPGVIKAHANFANETLIVSPGPDFDASALRTAIKDAGYELPAEKLEIGIEGMTCASCVKRVEDALAATPGVVSASVNLATERATFDVVGGESGLAAVEAAIKNAGYTPHRLSDQHTQTREQAKADEIGALQRDVIISALLTLPLFVLEMGSHFYAPFHQWLMQTVPMGWLYPAYFLLASAVLFGPGRRFFIKGVPALFRRAPDMNSLVALGAGAAYLYSSVVTFAPQLLPGAARNIYFEAAAVIVTLILVGRLLEARAKGRTSDAIKRLVGLQAKSARVLRNGEPAEIALEGVIVGDIVIIRPGEKIPVDGTVTEGSSFVDEAMISGEPVPVAKTEGDTVIGGTINTTGSFRFEVTKIGGDTMLAQIIRLVEQAQGSKLPIQALVDQVTAWFVPAVMAIAALTFIVWAVFGPDPAYTFALVNAVAVLIIACPCAMGLATPTSIMVGTGRAAELGVLFRKGEALQLLHSVGIIAFDKTGTLTKGAPELTDMIVADGFEDGEVLSLIAAVEADSEHPIGQAIVTAARNRDLVLPEIADFDSVPGFGVVAKVSGRTVEVGADRYMERLGIDIAAFTPDIERLGREGKSPLFAAIDGTLAAIVAVADPIKPTSAETIAHLHALGLEVAMITGDNTHTARAIADQLGIDHVVAEVLPEGKVAAIAKLKAEGRKLAFVGDGINDAPALAAADVGIAIGTGTDVAIESSGVVLVGGDVRGAVQAIAISRATMTNIRQNLGWAFGYNALLIPVAAGVLFPAFDILLSPMLAAGAMALSSVCVVTNALRLRGYSPPLTRDDRSTTA; this is encoded by the coding sequence ATGAACGCCCCTGTCTCACACCAATCGGCCACACTGATCTTTCCCGTCGAGGGAATGAGCTGCGCATCCTGCGTCACGCGCGTGGAAGCGGCGGCCGCCAATCTGCCGGGCGTCATCAAAGCGCATGCCAATTTTGCCAATGAAACCCTGATCGTCAGCCCAGGTCCCGATTTCGACGCCTCTGCCCTGCGCACAGCCATCAAGGACGCCGGATACGAACTGCCGGCTGAAAAACTCGAAATCGGCATCGAGGGCATGACATGCGCTTCCTGCGTCAAGCGCGTCGAAGACGCCCTGGCTGCAACGCCGGGCGTCGTCTCCGCCTCGGTCAACCTGGCAACCGAGAGGGCAACGTTCGATGTCGTGGGCGGCGAGTCTGGTCTTGCCGCCGTCGAAGCAGCGATCAAGAACGCCGGATATACGCCCCATCGCCTGTCCGATCAGCACACCCAGACCCGCGAACAGGCAAAGGCCGATGAAATCGGCGCGTTGCAGCGTGACGTCATCATTTCGGCACTTCTCACCCTGCCGCTGTTCGTTCTGGAAATGGGCAGCCATTTCTATGCGCCCTTCCATCAATGGCTGATGCAGACGGTGCCAATGGGATGGCTCTATCCGGCCTATTTTCTTCTGGCCAGCGCTGTGCTGTTCGGGCCCGGCCGCCGGTTCTTTATCAAGGGCGTTCCCGCGCTTTTCCGGCGCGCCCCGGACATGAATTCGCTCGTGGCGCTCGGTGCCGGGGCGGCTTATCTCTACTCGAGCGTCGTCACCTTCGCTCCGCAATTGCTGCCTGGCGCGGCGCGCAACATCTATTTCGAAGCGGCGGCAGTCATCGTTACGCTCATTCTGGTTGGCCGCCTGCTCGAGGCCCGCGCCAAGGGACGCACCAGCGATGCCATAAAGCGGCTGGTCGGGCTGCAGGCAAAATCGGCCCGCGTGCTGCGCAATGGCGAACCTGCTGAAATCGCACTCGAGGGCGTCATTGTCGGCGATATCGTCATCATCCGCCCTGGCGAAAAAATTCCGGTGGACGGGACGGTGACCGAGGGCTCGTCCTTTGTCGACGAGGCGATGATTTCAGGCGAGCCGGTACCCGTGGCCAAGACCGAGGGCGATACCGTCATCGGCGGCACGATCAACACAACCGGCAGCTTCCGGTTCGAAGTCACCAAAATCGGGGGCGACACAATGCTCGCCCAGATCATAAGACTGGTCGAGCAGGCCCAGGGCTCCAAGCTGCCAATACAGGCGCTGGTCGATCAGGTGACCGCATGGTTTGTCCCAGCCGTCATGGCCATCGCGGCGTTGACCTTTATCGTCTGGGCCGTTTTCGGACCGGACCCGGCCTATACCTTCGCTTTGGTCAATGCCGTCGCTGTGCTCATCATCGCATGCCCTTGTGCAATGGGTCTGGCAACCCCGACATCGATCATGGTTGGGACCGGCAGGGCGGCCGAACTGGGCGTACTGTTCCGCAAGGGCGAAGCGCTCCAGCTTCTCCATTCGGTGGGGATCATCGCCTTCGACAAGACAGGAACACTCACCAAGGGTGCCCCCGAACTGACCGATATGATCGTTGCTGACGGGTTCGAGGATGGCGAGGTGCTTTCGCTCATTGCAGCGGTAGAGGCCGACTCCGAACATCCGATCGGCCAGGCTATCGTTACAGCAGCCCGCAACCGCGACTTGGTCCTGCCGGAGATTGCAGATTTCGACTCGGTGCCGGGCTTCGGCGTTGTCGCCAAGGTTTCGGGTCGCACGGTCGAGGTTGGTGCAGACCGCTACATGGAGCGTCTCGGTATCGATATCGCCGCGTTTACACCCGACATCGAAAGACTGGGCCGTGAAGGCAAAAGTCCGCTTTTCGCCGCTATCGATGGAACGCTGGCCGCCATTGTCGCGGTGGCCGATCCCATCAAGCCCACAAGCGCCGAAACGATTGCCCATCTGCACGCACTGGGTCTCGAGGTCGCAATGATAACCGGCGACAATACGCATACGGCCAGAGCCATCGCAGACCAGCTCGGCATCGATCATGTGGTGGCAGAAGTGTTGCCCGAGGGCAAAGTCGCCGCTATCGCAAAGCTCAAGGCGGAGGGCAGAAAGCTCGCCTTTGTCGGCGATGGCATCAACGATGCGCCCGCGCTGGCCGCTGCCGATGTGGGTATCGCTATAGGCACGGGCACCGACGTGGCCATCGAAAGTTCCGGCGTGGTGCTGGTTGGCGGCGATGTGCGCGGCGCGGTCCAAGCCATCGCCATTTCCCGCGCCACCATGACCAATATCCGCCAAAACCTCGGCTGGGCGTTTGGCTATAACGCGCTGCTCATCCCGGTCGCAGCCGGCGTGCTTTTTCCGGCCTTCGACATTCTGCTCTCGCCCATGCTGGCGGCGGGCGCCATGGCGCTGTCGAGCGTTTGCGTCGTCACCAACGCTCTGCGTCTGCGGGGGTATAGTCCACCGCTCACCAGGGATGACAGGAGCACAACCGCATGA
- a CDS encoding RES family NAD+ phosphorylase: protein MSVPVSRVEWARAFRIIRTIYPPIDLFEDIADPADWEALASAESKTNPRVWEHLGRLDLIPPHRRVAGQGASWLMAPFVHVSTDRPGRFADGTYGVYSAGSSEEVAIREVAHHHGIAMAATAEAPGWTSQFRVLVNALDLDLHDVRECAECHLPDDYGPPQKLGKTLRASGSNGVLYRSVRAPGGECIGIFWPDLIEIPVQGDHFDFHWDGTRVDRVRNCSTSAIFAL from the coding sequence GTGAGCGTTCCGGTTTCCCGGGTTGAATGGGCCAGGGCGTTTCGGATCATCCGCACCATCTATCCGCCCATCGACCTGTTCGAAGACATCGCCGACCCCGCCGATTGGGAGGCGCTGGCCTCCGCGGAATCAAAAACCAACCCCCGTGTCTGGGAACATCTGGGACGCCTCGATCTCATCCCGCCGCACCGCCGCGTGGCCGGGCAGGGGGCAAGCTGGTTGATGGCGCCTTTCGTTCATGTCAGCACGGACCGGCCGGGCCGGTTTGCCGACGGAACCTACGGTGTTTACAGCGCCGGCAGCAGCGAGGAAGTAGCCATCCGCGAAGTGGCTCATCATCACGGTATAGCTATGGCGGCGACTGCCGAAGCACCGGGCTGGACGTCGCAATTCCGCGTTCTGGTCAATGCGCTCGATCTCGACCTGCACGATGTGCGCGAATGCGCAGAGTGTCACTTGCCCGACGATTACGGGCCGCCGCAAAAGCTAGGCAAAACGTTGCGCGCTTCGGGCAGCAATGGCGTTCTTTACCGCAGCGTGCGCGCACCGGGCGGCGAATGTATCGGTATCTTCTGGCCTGACCTCATCGAAATCCCGGTTCAGGGCGACCATTTCGATTTCCACTGGGACGGCACCCGCGTAGACCGCGTGCGCAATTGCAGCACCAGCGCCATTTTCGCCCTGTAG
- a CDS encoding MbcA/ParS/Xre antitoxin family protein, translated as MLHELPRANAAPERPQITATEAAAMARTVVNLFARWDLSDAEAREILGGLAARTYARWKAGEVGRIDRDLATRLSLLMGIHKGLRYLFADPARGYAWVKKPNAALEGRTPVDIMAEGSIFALARIRSYLDAERGGW; from the coding sequence ATGTTGCACGAACTGCCCAGAGCCAACGCCGCTCCAGAGCGTCCCCAGATCACGGCGACCGAAGCCGCCGCGATGGCGCGTACGGTTGTGAACCTGTTTGCCCGCTGGGACCTGTCCGATGCCGAGGCGCGCGAAATCCTTGGCGGTCTCGCCGCCCGGACCTATGCGCGCTGGAAAGCAGGGGAGGTCGGGCGCATCGACCGCGATCTGGCAACCCGCCTCTCGTTGCTCATGGGTATCCATAAGGGCTTGCGCTATCTCTTTGCTGATCCGGCGCGCGGCTATGCCTGGGTCAAAAAGCCCAACGCAGCGCTCGAGGGCCGCACCCCCGTCGATATCATGGCGGAAGGCTCCATTTTCGCTCTGGCCCGCATCCGCAGTTATCTCGATGCCGAGCGGGGTGGCTGGTGA
- a CDS encoding DUF6969 family protein — protein sequence MMSDARHQALHEIAFCESVLAKGGLTVLTETLRDAPDISVWTHYPKDDVFDPQTGAQWFYHSHPADEPDGTIEHGHFHCFVRPQGASGPIHHLIAIGVDPFGKLKRLFTVNQWVVGDDWLDAEPTIALLEKFDVHMPRPSYLVNRWLTAVLAAYDDEIRTLIHERDRTLAAHRPKGDIAVRDDMALEVTSELLL from the coding sequence CTGATGAGTGATGCCCGCCACCAGGCTCTGCACGAAATTGCTTTCTGCGAGAGCGTGCTTGCCAAAGGCGGGCTCACCGTTCTGACCGAAACCCTGCGCGACGCGCCCGACATTTCGGTCTGGACACATTACCCCAAGGACGATGTCTTCGATCCGCAAACCGGCGCTCAGTGGTTCTATCACTCGCACCCTGCCGACGAGCCCGACGGAACCATCGAGCACGGCCACTTTCACTGTTTCGTCCGGCCCCAGGGCGCCAGCGGCCCGATCCACCACCTGATCGCCATTGGCGTTGATCCCTTCGGCAAGCTCAAGCGGCTGTTTACGGTCAACCAATGGGTAGTGGGCGACGACTGGCTCGACGCCGAGCCCACCATTGCATTGTTGGAAAAATTCGACGTCCACATGCCGCGCCCCTCCTATCTGGTCAATCGCTGGCTGACGGCGGTTCTGGCTGCTTACGATGACGAAATCCGTACGCTGATTCACGAGCGCGATCGCACCCTCGCCGCACACCGTCCCAAAGGCGATATTGCCGTGCGGGACGACATGGCCCTCGAAGTCACCTCCGAACTGCTGCTCTAG